Proteins encoded in a region of the Butyricicoccus intestinisimiae genome:
- the hisA gene encoding 1-(5-phosphoribosyl)-5-[(5-phosphoribosylamino)methylideneamino]imidazole-4-carboxamide isomerase gives MRILPAIDLHDQMCVRLVKGDYATAHKVAEDAVDTAKAFLDAGAEQIHMVDLDGAKDGTHPNYPVVRRVIEQTGAAVELGGGIRTMEDVERVLELGVKRVIIGSAAVKNPQFVKEACEKYGDKIAVGIDALHGTVRTEGWIKDSGTDYIAFAKLMESYGVKTIIFTDIDKDGMLSGPNFEQLQALRDAVSCGIVASGGVSTLEDIAKLRDMGIEEAIAGKAVYTGQLDVKQAIAVAAGEA, from the coding sequence ATGAGAATTTTACCTGCAATTGACCTGCACGATCAGATGTGCGTGCGCTTGGTAAAGGGCGATTACGCAACGGCACATAAGGTTGCGGAGGACGCAGTAGATACCGCAAAGGCATTTTTGGACGCCGGCGCGGAGCAGATTCATATGGTGGATTTGGACGGCGCAAAAGACGGCACCCATCCGAATTATCCGGTGGTTCGCCGCGTCATTGAGCAGACCGGCGCAGCGGTTGAGCTGGGCGGCGGCATCCGCACGATGGAGGATGTCGAGCGCGTATTGGAGCTGGGCGTAAAGCGTGTGATTATCGGCTCTGCGGCGGTGAAAAATCCGCAGTTTGTCAAGGAAGCCTGCGAAAAATATGGCGATAAAATTGCTGTTGGCATTGATGCCCTGCACGGTACGGTTCGCACGGAAGGCTGGATTAAAGACAGCGGCACGGATTACATTGCCTTTGCCAAGCTGATGGAATCGTACGGCGTCAAGACCATTATCTTTACCGATATTGACAAGGACGGCATGCTGTCCGGCCCGAACTTTGAGCAGCTGCAAGCACTGCGCGATGCAGTTTCCTGCGGCATTGTGGCATCCGGCGGCGTTTCTACGCTGGAGGACATCGCCAAGCTGCGCGACATGGGCATCGAAGAAGCCATTGCCGGCAAGGCGGTGTACACCGGTCAGCTGGATGTCAAGCAGGCGATTGCCGTGGCAGCAGGGGAGGCGTGA
- a CDS encoding PolC-type DNA polymerase III: protein MTTLGDLFERYESKDHGAYLTNGEVCSVVVSHDKRAVLCRVQFDDIVPRKALFDMEKGIGSMYGLSRVRIAPRYQLNGLTQPYVDSLKEYIVLRKPSAQGYLTDSKWDMTANGLTVSMLGSGMEYLAHDLRQLPEMIRTETGLTCAVNTETSNEETELRLAQKTEQGREQMLKRMMHTPPVQEKKEKPKKKPVRADKGEVQYNRKTFHIKKDENLLYGRLYDQPVVSIQDALHAVDSATIRGEVFLVETREIKSKNTGKEWVKIGFDITDLHGSMRVSKFLAKEKADEYVDLIHEGMYLTVQGKVSFDNFEKETIMEPTGIVLSKKKMRMDTAEKKRVELHLHTNMSAMDGMSTTKSLMQRAKTWGHTAMAITDHGVAQAFPEAMHAIERNGIDLKILYGVEAYYVNDSGNVSVVKGNYDAPLNETFVCFDTETTGLKPAEEEMTEIAAVKVRNGEVLEEFQTYVNPHKPIPANITELTGISDETVKDAPELSEALPKFLEFAGDLPLVAHNAGFDMAFINRACERLGIEREFTSIDTVEMSKILFPDMKRHKLDVMAKKLKVGPFDHHRASEDAAVLGRIYIKLLEKMQEELHATKISDINPLLAGLKAKTGSLKNLRRYHFIILAKNQVGLKNLYKLISYSNLKYFNKKPIMPRSELIRHREGLIFGSACEAGELFSEMVHGASHEELLKIADFYDYLEIQPIGNNQFMIANGTAKDEEELRDYNRKILAIADELDKPCVATGDVHFLEPEDEAFRRILMAGMGFKDADNQAPLYLKTTDEMLEEFSYLGADRAMEVVVTNTNMIADWCDTLRPVPRENYPPKMDNSAEDLERMCYEKAKRMYGDPLPEKVKARLERELGSIIGNGYDVMYMIAQKLVAKSLQDGYLVGSRGSVGSSLVAFMSDITEVNSLAPHYLCPKCHYIEWHENEGFGCGADMPHKTCPKCGEPLNQEGFSIPFETFLGFNGDKVPDIDLNFSGEYQPTIHWYTGELFGHDHVFRAGTIGTVAEKTAYGYVKKYMAERDMEVGRAEENRLVKGCTGIRRNTGQHPGGIVVVPKEVDIYDFCPVQHPADDPNSEIITTHFEYHSIDENLLKLDELGHDDPTIIKHMENMTGVVAQNIPLGDPETMSLFTSNKALKYVTDEPDPILGDIGCIAVPEFGTKFVRGMVKETKPTTFDELFCISGLSHGTDVWLGNAQDLVHDGIPLKECICCRDDIMNYLIGKGVDPKLSFQTMESVRKGKGLKPEMEEAMKKQDVPDWYIDSCKKIKYMFPKAHAVAYVIMAYRIAWFKVHKPLAFYSAYFSIRAKAFDASCMVLGDTVCLDKIHELQAKERDKTISAVEKDMMTTLEVVHEFYHRGFVFEPMDIYKSEAKHFVITEKGLIPPFSSMPGVGEQAAQAIVEERKNGPFLSQEEIVVRCSRVSKSVVETLASIGALSEMPTSTQVSLF from the coding sequence TTGACCACACTGGGAGATCTGTTTGAACGATATGAAAGCAAAGACCACGGAGCATACCTCACAAACGGTGAGGTATGCTCCGTTGTGGTGAGCCACGATAAGCGTGCTGTGCTGTGTCGTGTCCAGTTTGACGACATTGTACCGCGAAAGGCGCTGTTTGATATGGAAAAGGGCATCGGTTCCATGTACGGTTTGTCGCGCGTGCGCATTGCACCGCGCTATCAGCTGAATGGTCTGACACAGCCGTATGTCGACAGCCTGAAAGAGTATATTGTCCTGCGCAAGCCGTCTGCACAGGGTTATCTGACCGACAGCAAATGGGACATGACGGCGAACGGCCTGACGGTTTCCATGCTGGGAAGCGGCATGGAGTATCTGGCGCATGATCTGCGGCAGCTGCCGGAGATGATTCGCACAGAAACCGGCTTGACTTGCGCGGTCAATACCGAGACCTCCAACGAAGAAACCGAACTGCGCTTGGCGCAGAAGACGGAGCAGGGCAGAGAACAAATGCTCAAGCGCATGATGCACACGCCGCCCGTGCAGGAAAAGAAAGAAAAGCCCAAGAAAAAGCCGGTGCGTGCCGACAAGGGCGAAGTACAGTACAATCGCAAAACATTTCACATCAAAAAGGACGAAAATCTGCTGTATGGCAGATTGTATGACCAGCCGGTTGTGTCGATTCAGGATGCGCTGCACGCAGTAGACAGCGCAACCATTCGCGGTGAGGTATTTTTGGTAGAAACCCGCGAAATCAAAAGCAAAAATACCGGCAAGGAATGGGTCAAGATTGGCTTTGACATTACCGATTTGCACGGCTCCATGCGCGTCAGCAAGTTTTTGGCGAAGGAAAAAGCCGATGAGTATGTGGATCTCATTCACGAGGGCATGTACCTGACCGTACAGGGCAAGGTCAGCTTTGATAACTTTGAAAAAGAAACCATCATGGAGCCGACAGGCATCGTGTTGAGTAAGAAAAAGATGCGTATGGACACGGCAGAGAAAAAGCGTGTCGAGCTGCATCTGCATACCAATATGTCCGCAATGGACGGCATGTCCACGACAAAATCCCTCATGCAGCGCGCAAAAACGTGGGGACATACGGCGATGGCAATCACCGATCACGGCGTGGCACAGGCCTTTCCGGAAGCCATGCATGCGATTGAGCGAAACGGCATTGATTTGAAGATTTTGTATGGCGTTGAGGCGTATTATGTCAATGATTCCGGCAACGTTTCCGTTGTCAAGGGAAACTATGACGCGCCGTTGAACGAAACCTTTGTCTGCTTTGACACCGAGACCACAGGTCTCAAGCCGGCAGAGGAAGAAATGACCGAAATCGCGGCAGTCAAAGTGCGCAATGGCGAAGTGCTGGAGGAGTTTCAAACCTATGTCAATCCACACAAGCCGATTCCGGCGAATATCACGGAGCTGACGGGCATTTCGGATGAAACCGTCAAGGATGCGCCGGAGCTTTCCGAGGCACTGCCGAAATTCTTGGAATTTGCGGGAGATTTGCCGCTTGTCGCGCACAATGCGGGCTTTGATATGGCGTTTATCAACCGCGCCTGTGAGCGACTGGGCATCGAGCGGGAATTTACCTCCATTGATACAGTAGAAATGAGTAAGATTCTGTTCCCAGACATGAAGCGGCATAAGCTGGATGTCATGGCGAAAAAACTCAAAGTTGGCCCGTTCGACCATCACAGAGCGAGTGAGGACGCGGCAGTTCTGGGCAGAATTTACATCAAGCTGTTGGAAAAGATGCAGGAAGAACTGCACGCGACCAAAATTTCCGACATCAACCCGCTGCTGGCGGGACTCAAAGCCAAGACCGGCAGTCTGAAAAATCTGCGCCGGTATCACTTTATTATTTTGGCAAAAAATCAGGTGGGACTCAAAAATCTGTACAAGCTGATTTCCTATTCCAACCTGAAATATTTCAATAAAAAGCCGATTATGCCGCGCAGTGAGCTGATTCGTCACAGAGAGGGCTTGATTTTCGGCTCTGCCTGCGAGGCGGGCGAGCTGTTTTCCGAAATGGTGCACGGCGCGTCACACGAAGAACTGCTCAAGATTGCGGATTTTTATGATTATCTGGAAATTCAGCCGATTGGCAACAACCAATTTATGATTGCTAACGGCACGGCAAAGGACGAGGAAGAACTGCGCGATTACAACCGCAAAATCTTGGCGATTGCGGACGAGCTGGACAAGCCGTGTGTGGCAACCGGTGACGTGCATTTCTTGGAGCCGGAGGATGAGGCGTTCCGCCGCATCCTGATGGCGGGCATGGGCTTTAAAGACGCCGACAATCAGGCGCCGCTGTATCTCAAGACCACCGATGAAATGCTGGAGGAATTTTCGTATTTGGGCGCAGACCGCGCGATGGAAGTCGTTGTCACCAACACAAACATGATTGCGGACTGGTGCGATACGCTGCGTCCGGTACCGCGCGAAAACTATCCGCCGAAGATGGACAATTCTGCGGAGGATTTAGAACGCATGTGCTACGAAAAAGCCAAGCGCATGTACGGCGATCCGCTGCCGGAAAAGGTCAAGGCGCGTTTGGAACGCGAATTGGGTTCCATTATCGGAAATGGATACGATGTAATGTACATGATTGCGCAAAAGCTCGTGGCGAAGTCGCTGCAGGATGGCTATCTGGTTGGCTCCCGTGGTTCTGTCGGCTCGTCGCTGGTTGCGTTTATGTCGGACATCACCGAGGTAAATTCTCTCGCGCCGCATTATCTGTGCCCGAAATGCCATTACATCGAATGGCACGAAAATGAGGGCTTTGGCTGCGGCGCGGATATGCCGCACAAGACCTGCCCGAAGTGCGGAGAACCGCTTAATCAAGAGGGTTTTTCCATTCCATTTGAGACGTTTTTGGGCTTCAACGGCGATAAAGTGCCGGATATTGACCTGAACTTTTCCGGTGAATATCAGCCGACCATTCACTGGTACACCGGTGAGCTGTTCGGGCATGACCATGTATTCCGCGCGGGTACGATTGGTACGGTTGCGGAAAAAACCGCATATGGCTATGTCAAAAAATACATGGCGGAGCGCGACATGGAAGTGGGACGCGCGGAGGAAAACCGCTTAGTCAAGGGCTGCACGGGTATCCGCAGAAACACCGGTCAGCATCCGGGCGGCATTGTCGTCGTGCCGAAGGAAGTCGATATTTACGACTTCTGTCCGGTACAGCATCCGGCAGACGATCCGAATTCTGAAATCATCACGACACATTTCGAGTATCACTCCATTGACGAAAATCTGCTCAAGCTGGACGAACTGGGACACGATGACCCGACAATTATCAAGCACATGGAAAACATGACCGGTGTTGTCGCGCAGAATATTCCGCTCGGCGATCCGGAGACCATGAGTCTGTTTACGTCCAATAAAGCACTCAAGTATGTCACAGACGAACCGGACCCGATTTTGGGCGACATTGGCTGTATTGCCGTGCCGGAGTTCGGCACCAAGTTCGTGCGCGGCATGGTAAAGGAGACCAAGCCGACGACATTTGACGAATTGTTCTGTATTTCCGGTCTGTCGCACGGCACGGATGTATGGCTGGGCAATGCGCAGGATTTGGTACATGACGGCATTCCGCTAAAAGAATGCATTTGCTGCCGAGACGATATCATGAACTATCTGATTGGCAAGGGTGTTGACCCGAAGCTGAGCTTCCAGACAATGGAATCCGTGCGTAAGGGCAAGGGATTGAAGCCGGAGATGGAAGAAGCGATGAAGAAGCAGGATGTGCCGGACTGGTATATTGATTCGTGCAAAAAAATCAAGTATATGTTCCCGAAGGCACATGCGGTTGCTTACGTTATCATGGCGTATCGTATTGCGTGGTTTAAGGTGCACAAGCCGCTGGCGTTCTATTCTGCATATTTTTCCATTCGCGCGAAGGCGTTTGATGCTTCCTGCATGGTGCTGGGAGATACCGTGTGCTTGGATAAAATCCACGAATTGCAGGCAAAAGAACGCGACAAGACGATTTCTGCTGTTGAAAAAGATATGATGACAACACTGGAAGTTGTCCATGAGTTCTATCACAGAGGATTTGTATTTGAACCGATGGATATTTATAAATCCGAGGCAAAGCATTTCGTCATCACGGAAAAGGGTCTGATTCCGCCGTTCTCGTCCATGCCAGGCGTCGGTGAACAGGCTGCACAGGCGATTGTCGAAGAACGCAAAAACGGCCCGTTCCTGTCGCAGGAGGAAATTGTGGTGCGCTGCTCCCGCGTGTCAAAGAGCGTTGTCGAGACACTCGCCAGCATCGGCGCCCTGTCCGAGATGCCGACCAGTACGCAGGTATCGCTGTTCTGA
- the hisZ gene encoding ATP phosphoribosyltransferase regulatory subunit, with protein MNQYAISTPEGTRDRLFAATRMFRQNEKRIRDLFEARGYDEIITPSLEYYDVFTQAGSSIGQEKMYKLTDRNGRLLVLRPDNTTPIARVVTTKLNDDVLPLRLYYMQKVHRASSFHRGHSTEVMQAGAELLGARGMMADIDILTTAFAALAAVRGETFRIELSYAAIYKELIQSLNVDAETAERIRSNIENKSYAALGDELEPYQDREAYRALKAMPNLFGGSEVLDELAGLTDNPGVLKAVAYLKNLIDAITNAGYGENVMIDLGLVQEIDYYTGLMFRGYMGGAGSPVLAGGRYDNLCAKFGRDIPATGFAIDIDALSESVDLKKKVIPQELVFCERSDLKGALNYINTNSELAELAPCDTEKEAMELAKKKGYRTLVIFRDGAVKEVEVQA; from the coding sequence ATGAATCAGTATGCAATCTCCACGCCGGAGGGCACCCGCGACCGTTTGTTCGCGGCGACCCGCATGTTCCGACAGAACGAGAAGAGAATCAGAGATCTGTTTGAAGCACGCGGCTATGATGAAATCATCACGCCGTCTCTGGAATACTATGATGTATTCACGCAGGCAGGCTCGTCCATCGGACAGGAAAAGATGTACAAGCTGACCGACCGCAACGGCCGTCTGCTCGTGCTGCGTCCGGACAACACCACACCGATTGCGCGTGTGGTTACGACCAAGCTCAATGACGATGTGCTTCCGCTGCGTCTGTACTACATGCAGAAGGTACATCGCGCAAGCTCGTTCCACCGCGGACATTCAACGGAAGTCATGCAGGCAGGTGCCGAGCTGCTCGGCGCACGCGGCATGATGGCGGATATTGATATTCTGACCACTGCGTTTGCTGCACTGGCAGCGGTTCGCGGCGAGACCTTCCGCATCGAGCTGAGCTATGCGGCGATTTATAAGGAACTGATTCAGTCTCTCAATGTCGATGCAGAGACTGCAGAGCGCATTCGTTCCAATATCGAGAACAAGTCCTATGCAGCGCTGGGCGATGAGCTGGAGCCGTATCAGGATCGAGAGGCATATCGTGCCCTCAAGGCAATGCCGAATCTGTTCGGCGGCAGCGAGGTACTCGACGAGCTGGCAGGTTTGACCGACAATCCGGGCGTACTCAAGGCAGTGGCATATCTGAAAAATCTGATTGATGCAATCACCAACGCGGGCTATGGCGAAAATGTCATGATTGACCTCGGTCTGGTACAGGAGATTGACTATTATACCGGTCTGATGTTCCGCGGCTACATGGGCGGCGCAGGTTCTCCGGTTCTGGCGGGCGGCAGATACGACAATCTGTGTGCCAAGTTCGGCAGAGATATTCCGGCTACCGGCTTTGCCATTGACATTGATGCACTGTCCGAGTCCGTAGACCTCAAGAAAAAAGTAATTCCGCAGGAGCTGGTATTCTGCGAGAGAAGCGACCTCAAGGGCGCGCTCAATTACATCAATACAAACAGTGAACTGGCAGAGCTGGCACCGTGCGACACCGAGAAGGAAGCGATGGAGCTGGCAAAGAAGAAGGGCTATCGCACGCTGGTAATCTTCCGCGATGGCGCCGTGAAGGAAGTAGAGGTACAGGCATGA
- the rseP gene encoding RIP metalloprotease RseP yields the protein MTILTVILAILAFGCLVIVHEFGHFMAAKAAGVHVLEFWVGMGPSFAHKKIGETDFKLCILPFGGACVMEGEDTEQDQPGTLAGAPIGWRALILAAGALMNFLLGFLIVLILVLPQTEGTEPVIQGFADGFPSQGESMLMKGDRILSIDGYRVLLTSDVTTGLSLGTDTSYDIVVQRNGEKKELHDVKLEPAEYDGVQRYGVDFTVKQLTVVDKVKNAVYRSYDYARLVWISLKQLVSGQVGIDQMSGPVGVTDVLVQTAQSSMTSFFLLIAFISINLGVMNLLPLPALDGGRLLFVLIELIARRPVPRKYEGYIHFGGFAILMLLMVYVTWQDILRLLGAA from the coding sequence TTGACCATTTTAACTGTAATTTTAGCAATTTTGGCGTTTGGCTGTCTGGTCATCGTCCATGAGTTCGGACACTTCATGGCGGCAAAGGCTGCCGGTGTGCATGTGCTCGAATTTTGGGTCGGCATGGGTCCGTCCTTCGCACACAAGAAAATCGGCGAGACGGATTTCAAGCTGTGTATTTTGCCGTTCGGCGGCGCCTGCGTCATGGAAGGCGAGGACACCGAGCAGGATCAGCCGGGCACACTGGCGGGTGCGCCGATTGGCTGGCGCGCGCTGATTCTTGCTGCCGGTGCGCTGATGAATTTCCTGCTGGGATTTCTCATTGTGCTCATTCTGGTGCTGCCGCAGACTGAGGGCACCGAGCCGGTGATTCAAGGCTTTGCGGACGGCTTTCCGTCGCAGGGCGAGAGCATGCTGATGAAGGGCGACCGCATCCTCAGCATTGACGGGTATCGCGTGCTGCTGACGTCGGATGTGACGACGGGACTGAGCCTCGGCACGGATACCAGCTATGATATCGTCGTGCAGCGCAACGGCGAAAAGAAAGAGCTGCACGATGTCAAGCTGGAACCGGCGGAATACGATGGCGTCCAGCGGTACGGTGTGGATTTCACCGTCAAACAGCTGACGGTTGTGGATAAAGTGAAGAATGCCGTGTACCGGTCGTATGACTATGCGCGGCTCGTGTGGATTAGCCTGAAGCAGCTGGTCAGCGGGCAGGTAGGCATTGACCAGATGTCCGGTCCGGTCGGCGTGACCGATGTGCTCGTGCAGACCGCACAGAGCAGCATGACCAGCTTTTTCCTGCTTATTGCGTTCATTTCCATCAACTTGGGCGTGATGAATCTGCTGCCGCTTCCGGCACTGGACGGCGGACGGCTGCTGTTCGTGCTCATTGAACTGATTGCGCGCAGGCCGGTTCCGCGAAAATACGAAGGCTATATTCATTTCGGCGGATTCGCCATTCTGATGCTGCTCATGGTCTATGTGACTTGGCAGGATATTCTGCGTCTGCTCGGCGCGGCGTGA
- the ispG gene encoding flavodoxin-dependent (E)-4-hydroxy-3-methylbut-2-enyl-diphosphate synthase, with translation MKTKQIFVGNVPVGGGAPIAVQSMTNTDTRDAQATLAQIERLASAGCHIVRCTVPDMAAAEAMKTICAHSPIPVVADIHFDYRLALASAEAGVSAIRINPGNIGAEERVKAVAEACRAKHIPIRIGVNSGSIEKHILEKYGSPTPEAMVESALYHVSLLNKYDFDDICISLKSSSVPTTMRAYQLMHEKTNYPLHLGVTEAGTEYMGTIKSAAGIGGLLALGIGDTIRVSLTADPVHEITAAYAILKAVGLNDTGVNIVSCPTCGRTKIDLIGIANEVERRVAGLDAKLKVAVMGCVVNGPGEAREADIGIAGGDGVGMIFRHGEILRKVPQEQLVDELMKEIHAIIKEQG, from the coding sequence ATGAAAACAAAACAGATTTTTGTCGGAAATGTGCCGGTCGGCGGCGGAGCACCGATTGCCGTGCAGTCGATGACCAATACCGATACGCGCGATGCACAGGCAACGCTGGCGCAGATTGAGCGGTTGGCGTCCGCAGGCTGTCATATTGTTCGCTGTACGGTACCGGATATGGCTGCCGCAGAGGCGATGAAGACCATCTGTGCGCATTCTCCGATTCCGGTCGTCGCGGATATTCATTTTGATTATCGGCTGGCACTCGCCTCTGCCGAGGCGGGCGTCAGCGCCATTCGTATCAATCCGGGCAATATCGGCGCGGAAGAGCGCGTCAAGGCGGTTGCGGAGGCGTGCAGGGCAAAGCACATTCCGATTCGCATCGGCGTCAACTCTGGTTCGATTGAAAAGCACATTCTGGAAAAATACGGCTCTCCGACACCGGAAGCTATGGTGGAGAGTGCGCTGTATCATGTGTCGCTGCTCAACAAATACGATTTTGACGATATTTGCATCTCGCTGAAATCGTCCAGCGTGCCGACGACCATGCGGGCGTATCAGCTCATGCACGAAAAGACCAATTATCCGCTGCATCTGGGTGTCACAGAGGCGGGAACCGAGTATATGGGAACCATCAAGTCTGCGGCGGGCATCGGCGGCCTGCTGGCGCTGGGCATCGGCGACACGATTCGCGTCTCGCTGACCGCAGATCCGGTGCACGAAATCACGGCGGCATATGCGATTTTGAAAGCTGTCGGTCTCAACGACACGGGTGTAAACATTGTATCGTGCCCGACCTGCGGCCGCACCAAGATTGATTTGATTGGCATCGCCAATGAAGTGGAACGCCGCGTTGCCGGATTGGACGCCAAGCTGAAGGTTGCCGTGATGGGCTGCGTTGTCAATGGCCCCGGCGAAGCGCGCGAGGCGGACATCGGCATTGCGGGCGGTGACGGTGTTGGTATGATTTTTCGCCATGGCGAGATTCTGCGAAAAGTGCCGCAGGAACAGCTGGTGGATGAACTGATGAAAGAAATTCATGCGATCATAAAGGAGCAAGGATAA
- a CDS encoding pyridoxal phosphate-dependent aminotransferase, producing the protein MITLPEKLASMTPYDPCEDVYQIKLDANESYFSLPEELRDAIAASIDTIDFNRYPDPTVADVRRLAGREFRIAPGNIVVGNGSDELISLIMNTFAPRGGKVMVLSPDFSMYQFYAEVAELEVVNMLKDGEFMLTEQQVIDRAKAEKPDILIFSNPCNPGGQGFDHGEAVRICMALEDTLVVVDEAYMDFWDQSILDCSTALENVLVMKTLSKAFGCAAMRCGFIIGYKDLIDQLNKTRSPYNINTMTQLAACIVLEDTSWQKEQCKQLIARKEELEAACQKLAEKYGVFTVLPTHTNFAVLRTEKCTEIFEELKKRSICVRCFPKFQMLRITTGSEQENAILLTELEDICADMQA; encoded by the coding sequence ATGATTACATTACCAGAAAAGCTGGCAAGCATGACCCCGTATGATCCGTGCGAGGATGTCTATCAGATTAAGCTGGATGCCAACGAGAGCTATTTCTCTCTGCCGGAGGAACTGCGCGATGCCATTGCGGCGAGCATTGACACGATTGATTTCAATCGCTATCCTGACCCGACCGTGGCGGATGTCCGCCGTCTGGCAGGACGCGAATTCCGCATTGCGCCGGGCAATATTGTCGTCGGAAACGGTTCAGACGAGCTGATTTCTCTGATTATGAATACCTTTGCGCCGCGCGGCGGCAAGGTCATGGTGCTGTCTCCGGATTTTTCCATGTATCAGTTCTATGCAGAGGTTGCAGAGCTGGAAGTCGTCAATATGCTCAAGGACGGCGAATTTATGCTGACCGAGCAGCAAGTGATTGACCGCGCAAAGGCGGAAAAGCCGGATATTTTGATTTTCTCCAATCCGTGCAATCCGGGCGGTCAGGGCTTTGACCACGGCGAAGCAGTGCGCATTTGCATGGCACTGGAAGATACGCTTGTTGTCGTGGACGAGGCATATATGGACTTCTGGGATCAGAGCATTCTCGATTGCTCGACCGCGCTGGAAAATGTGCTGGTGATGAAAACGCTGTCCAAGGCATTTGGCTGCGCAGCGATGCGCTGCGGCTTTATCATCGGCTACAAAGATTTGATTGACCAGCTCAACAAGACCCGTTCGCCGTATAACATCAACACGATGACGCAGCTCGCTGCCTGCATCGTGCTGGAAGATACGAGCTGGCAGAAGGAGCAGTGCAAACAGCTCATTGCCCGCAAGGAAGAACTGGAAGCCGCCTGCCAAAAGTTGGCGGAAAAATACGGCGTGTTTACCGTTTTGCCGACACATACCAATTTTGCTGTTTTGCGCACAGAAAAGTGCACGGAAATCTTTGAAGAACTGAAAAAACGCAGCATTTGCGTGCGCTGCTTCCCGAAATTCCAGATGCTTCGCATCACCACCGGCAGCGAGCAGGAAAATGCAATCCTGCTGACCGAGCTGGAAGATATTTGCGCAGATATGCAGGCATAA
- the hisG gene encoding ATP phosphoribosyltransferase translates to MTPENIIRIALTKGRLEKKTLELLEHSGYDVSELRSGSRKLIFRLPNSNIELVLSKAADVITYVEHGVCDMGVVGKDTIMEKGGSFYETLDLGFGKCRFCLCGKKGEDFYAGYHTRTIASKYPKVTRDFFSRKNMDVNIIKIEGSVELAPLLGLADAIVDIVETGTTLKENGLEPYETVAPISARVIVNLASMKMKKQQIQALTEQLQEGLRAKDETKKEAKKAEPKQDK, encoded by the coding sequence ATGACTCCAGAAAACATTATTCGTATCGCTCTGACCAAGGGCAGATTGGAAAAAAAGACCCTGGAGTTGCTGGAGCATTCCGGCTATGATGTCAGCGAACTGCGTTCCGGCTCCCGTAAGCTCATCTTCCGTTTGCCGAATTCCAATATTGAACTCGTGCTGTCCAAGGCGGCTGACGTTATCACCTATGTCGAGCACGGCGTGTGTGATATGGGCGTTGTCGGCAAGGATACCATTATGGAAAAGGGCGGCTCGTTCTATGAGACGTTGGATTTGGGCTTTGGCAAGTGCCGCTTCTGCCTGTGCGGAAAGAAGGGCGAGGATTTTTACGCCGGTTATCATACTAGAACCATCGCGTCCAAGTATCCGAAGGTAACGCGTGATTTCTTCTCCCGCAAGAACATGGACGTCAATATCATCAAGATTGAAGGCAGCGTCGAGCTGGCTCCGCTGCTCGGTCTTGCCGATGCCATTGTCGATATTGTCGAGACCGGCACGACTCTGAAGGAAAATGGTCTGGAGCCGTATGAGACGGTAGCGCCGATTAGCGCCCGTGTCATTGTCAATCTGGCGAGCATGAAGATGAAAAAGCAGCAGATTCAGGCGCTGACTGAGCAGCTGCAGGAAGGCCTGCGGGCAAAGGACGAGACCAAGAAAGAAGCCAAAAAGGCAGAACCGAAGCAGGACAAGTGA
- the hisH gene encoding imidazole glycerol phosphate synthase subunit HisH, whose protein sequence is MGYIGIVDYGAGNLMSVSNSLNFLGLENKIVTTPELMEGASGIILPGVGAFPDAMQALEESGLTASLIQAAKTKPFLGICLGAQMLFEESDEIRPTKGLGLLPGRVQKIETDLKLPQIGWNSLQYHKQDPLLVGVPEGAYVYFVHTFKMCPSDSNDLIAACDYNDQVTALVGRGQMYGSQFHPEKSGEVGMTILRNFGNMVGGAE, encoded by the coding sequence ATGGGATACATTGGAATTGTTGACTATGGCGCAGGAAATCTCATGAGTGTATCCAACTCACTCAATTTTCTTGGGCTGGAAAATAAAATTGTCACCACACCGGAGCTGATGGAAGGCGCTTCCGGCATTATCCTGCCGGGTGTTGGCGCATTTCCGGATGCGATGCAGGCACTGGAAGAATCCGGTCTGACCGCGTCGCTGATTCAAGCGGCAAAGACCAAGCCGTTTTTGGGTATTTGCCTTGGCGCGCAGATGCTGTTTGAAGAAAGCGATGAAATTCGTCCGACAAAGGGGCTGGGCTTGCTGCCGGGCCGCGTGCAGAAAATTGAGACGGATCTTAAGCTGCCGCAGATTGGCTGGAACAGCCTGCAGTATCACAAGCAGGATCCGCTGCTGGTGGGCGTGCCGGAAGGCGCTTACGTGTACTTTGTACATACGTTTAAGATGTGCCCGTCTGACAGCAACGACTTGATTGCAGCCTGCGATTACAACGATCAGGTGACGGCACTGGTTGGACGCGGACAGATGTACGGCAGCCAGTTCCATCCAGAAAAGAGCGGAGAGGTCGGCATGACCATCCTGCGCAACTTCGGAAACATGGTAGGAGGGGCAGAATGA